One window of Sandaracinaceae bacterium genomic DNA carries:
- a CDS encoding restriction endonuclease subunit S, which translates to MPRHEGWKEWSLRDIGEWRSGGTPSKGRPDYWNGSVPWVSPKDMKVFALRDTLDHISERALSDGARHVPAGSIFIVVRGMILAHTFPVCLAEQPMAFNQDVKAIVTNSSVDGRFLAHWLHGRSDALLRLVTEATHGTKRIDLRDLLAHSITLPPLPEQRRIAEILDTVDEAIRKTEEIITKLKQVKQGLLHDLLTRGIDDNGELRDPDRHPEQFKDSPLGRIPKAWEPVELGDLVSASRPIVYGILMPGQGHPGGVPVVKVKDIKNGVVAAHGLLLTSPAIDYQYRRSRLAEGDLLFTIRGTVGRTAFVPSRLHDANITQDTARIGLVRGNPDFVREYLSMPRPRGFIETHTIGVAVKGINLRDVRRIPLALPAQAEADGIASRLLGIRRRVAMERAQASKLRLLKHGLMEDLLSGSIRVTALLEEPAE; encoded by the coding sequence GTGAGCCCTAAGGACATGAAGGTGTTCGCGCTTCGCGACACCCTGGACCACATCTCCGAACGAGCGCTGTCCGACGGGGCACGTCACGTTCCGGCCGGCAGCATTTTCATCGTCGTGCGGGGCATGATCCTCGCGCATACATTCCCGGTGTGTCTCGCTGAACAACCGATGGCGTTCAACCAGGACGTGAAGGCCATCGTGACCAACTCGTCGGTCGATGGACGCTTCCTCGCGCACTGGCTACACGGGCGCTCCGACGCGCTGTTGCGACTGGTCACAGAAGCTACCCACGGCACCAAGCGGATCGACCTCCGGGACCTCCTGGCGCATTCCATCACCCTCCCGCCCCTCCCCGAGCAGCGGCGGATCGCGGAGATCCTCGACACGGTCGATGAGGCGATTCGGAAGACCGAGGAGATCATCACCAAGCTGAAGCAGGTGAAGCAGGGCCTGCTCCACGACCTCCTCACCCGCGGCATCGACGACAACGGCGAGCTACGCGACCCGGACCGCCACCCCGAACAGTTCAAGGACTCCCCCCTCGGGAGGATTCCGAAAGCGTGGGAGCCCGTCGAGCTAGGGGACCTGGTTAGCGCATCTAGGCCCATCGTCTACGGCATCCTCATGCCGGGCCAGGGGCATCCCGGCGGCGTGCCGGTGGTCAAGGTGAAGGACATTAAGAACGGGGTCGTCGCCGCGCACGGGCTGCTGCTAACCAGCCCCGCGATCGACTACCAGTACCGTCGCTCACGTCTCGCCGAGGGCGACCTGCTCTTCACCATCCGAGGAACCGTCGGTCGAACGGCCTTCGTCCCCTCTCGTCTTCATGACGCCAACATCACCCAGGACACAGCGCGCATTGGGCTCGTTCGCGGCAACCCCGACTTCGTGCGCGAGTACTTGTCCATGCCCCGGCCCCGAGGATTCATCGAGACGCACACCATCGGAGTTGCAGTGAAGGGTATCAACCTCCGCGATGTGCGACGCATCCCATTGGCGCTCCCCGCACAGGCAGAGGCTGACGGGATCGCATCTCGCCTGCTCGGGATCCGCCGACGGGTCGCGATGGAAAGAGCCCAGGCCTCGAAACTCCGACTCCTCAAGCATGGCCTGATGGAAGACCTCCTCAGCGGCAGCATCCGGGTCACGGCGTTATTGGAGGAGCCGGCGGAATGA